A region of Paenibacillus sp. 37 DNA encodes the following proteins:
- a CDS encoding helix-turn-helix domain-containing protein — MDHSLHPLFKPIQMNGTYPNSYYVEKIPAAGLMAYVACYWESGSLPNSHADVTSGEDREPSVMTVPARVLPDGCTDMLITYDPVCQEHSYAYCGNYTLPFALPEPTVHGPPAGDYTFGVRFFPGGAHVFHGMPLEWFTDKRITLQECWPEKLNELQERMAETNSFAERVEVMNAYLSPLPLQASTSENNLMKNVLHRIFIDGGRMSVQELAMREVISERQLHRKFSEWVGISPKRFSEVVRFHRVLSDIHQGNTADWAMIAQNHGFFDQAHLIRQFRKFYGETPLTAAREHGRMLSDLYNRSVAPSVILKS, encoded by the coding sequence GTGGATCATAGTCTGCACCCGTTGTTTAAGCCGATTCAGATGAATGGAACGTACCCTAACAGTTATTATGTTGAGAAAATACCTGCTGCCGGTCTGATGGCTTATGTGGCCTGTTATTGGGAATCTGGATCTCTTCCGAACTCGCATGCGGATGTTACTTCGGGTGAAGATCGAGAGCCATCGGTGATGACTGTGCCTGCTCGGGTATTGCCGGATGGTTGCACGGATATGCTGATTACATACGACCCGGTCTGTCAAGAGCACTCCTATGCTTACTGTGGCAATTATACACTGCCGTTCGCTCTACCTGAGCCAACCGTTCATGGTCCTCCTGCTGGAGACTACACCTTTGGTGTCCGGTTCTTCCCGGGTGGAGCGCATGTCTTCCATGGCATGCCTCTGGAGTGGTTTACGGATAAGCGAATTACCCTTCAGGAATGTTGGCCGGAGAAGCTGAACGAGCTTCAGGAACGGATGGCCGAAACGAATAGTTTTGCAGAGCGAGTAGAGGTTATGAATGCGTACTTGAGTCCGTTGCCCTTACAGGCAAGCACATCTGAGAACAATTTGATGAAAAACGTGCTGCACCGCATCTTTATAGATGGGGGACGTATGAGTGTTCAAGAGCTGGCGATGCGTGAAGTGATCAGTGAGCGGCAGTTGCATCGCAAGTTCTCGGAATGGGTCGGAATCAGCCCCAAACGATTCAGTGAGGTGGTTCGTTTTCATCGTGTGCTGAGTGATATTCATCAGGGGAACACGGCAGACTGGGCAATGATTGCCCAGAATCATGGTTTTTTTGACCAAGCCCATCTGATTCGGCAATTTCGCAAGTTTTATGGAGAGACTCCGTTGACGGCAGCCAGAGAACACGGCAGGATGTTGTCCGA